A genomic window from Erpetoichthys calabaricus chromosome 17, fErpCal1.3, whole genome shotgun sequence includes:
- the p2ry11 gene encoding P2Y purinoceptor 11, with translation MASESCKSSNTTFQTSFLPPVYGVEFFLATAGNSLAIWLLLTRERRNWHTGVVFSFNLAVSDLLYVLSLPLLVVYYTLNKNWIFSEPVCKIERFLFTCNLYASIFFITSISLNRYVGIVHPLFAHSEVRPRHAKLCSVLVWIVVIGISAPTIVFSETNTPKSNCTECLGSASDANLKTYLTYSLFLVFFGCLLPFLLTFGSYVCILCVVWKNNNISKTEKRKVGLMILTVILLYTISFIPYHLLRNINLYHRINNTGHTWVFQAYQVTKGLVTLNMCIHPLLYASVFDSMRHICSCVKEVLSTDSRPGGQS, from the coding sequence ATGGCTTCGGAGTCCTGCAAGTCATCAaacaccacatttcaaacgtcATTCCTGCCTCCGGTTTATGGAGTGGAGTTCTTTTTGGCCACGGCAGGCAACAGTTTGGCAATCTGGCTCCTGTTAACCCGCGAGAGGCGTAACTGGCACACGGGTGTGGTGTTCTCCTTCAATTTAGCGGTCAGCGACTTGCTCTACGTCCTGTCCTTGCCGCTGCTGGTGGTCTACTACACCCTGAACAAAAACTGGATTTTCAGCGAGCCTGTCTGTAAAATCGAGCGTTTTCTCTTCACGTGCAACTTGTACGCCAGCATCTTTTTCATCACCAGCATCAGCCTGAATCGCTACGTTGGGATTGTGCACCCGTTGTTTGCTCACTCTGAAGTGCGCCCCCGGCACGCCAAACTGTGCAGCGTGCTGGTGTGGATTGTGGTCATAGGGATATCGGCTCCCACCATTGTGTTCTCTGAGACGAATACGCCAAAGAGCAACTGCACCGAGTGTTTGGGCTCGGCCTCGGATGCCAACCTGAAGACGTATTTAACTTACAGCctgtttttagtgttttttggGTGCCTCCTGCCCTTCCTGCTGACCTTTGGATCCTATGTCTGTATTTTATGCGTAGTCTGGAAGAACAACAACATCTCGAAAACGGAGAAGAGGAAAGTGGGCCTCATGATCCTGACAGTGATTCTGCTCTACACCATCTCATTCATTCCCTATCACCTCCTCCGGAACATCAACCTCTACCACCGAATCAACAACACTGGGCACACCTGGGTCTTCCAGGCCTATCAAGTGACCAAGGGGCTTGTGACCCTGAATATGTGCATCCACCCTCTTCTGTACGCCTCGGTCTTTGACAGCATGCGCCACATCTGCAGCTGCGTGAAGGAGGTGCTGAGCACTGACAGCAGGCCAGGCGGGCAATCGTAA